In the Argiope bruennichi chromosome 8, qqArgBrue1.1, whole genome shotgun sequence genome, acataaaataaaaaataagttacgCACATAATTCaatgattgatatattttaataagcgGAGGCCAAGAAAACTGAAtcgaacttaaaaaaatatttcgaaatcttCTAAACATTGTTTCGAAGATTTCAAACCCTGAATTGAACCTCAAAATATACGAAATGAAAgttcatatttctttcattttctgtatttaaatactCCTATTTATTAGAGAcagtaaattattctaaattttattcgaaattctggATATCtgttgctgaaaaaaatattgttccaaatattgtattgtattgtataagTGAAACACGGTACAGAGCTTATATGAAATCCttaatatgaaacagaaaatgtatctttatcttacgattttcaaaataatcaatcgTTGCGATATGAATGCAATCTGAACTCTATTTCAGATCAAAACTGTTATTTTAGGTATTTAATATTAGGAATTATAATAAGtgcttaaataaaaatcttcgttaaaaaatttaaaatcttgattaaaataaCTGCTCCTTTGGCCCGGCATTTCAAACTATGattgaatgtaaattaaaataaactatcatGAAAGACAAATgagaataacaataataattgcaGCATAATGCTCTGCCTTGAAATATTCCtttgaaatctatacttataataaagctcaatgtgtgtgtgtgtgtgtgtgtgtgtgtgtgtgtgtgtgtgtgtgtgtgtgtgtgtgtgtgtgtgtgttggcgctctacaggccaggtcatttgacacacagctaccaaatttggtacatgtataccttagaggtcgggaatgtgcacctggggtcccttttttgaaattttaattagaattttaattattaattaaaaactaactttcccgccaaaaaaatcttccattttccacaccgccaacttttccgccaaaataatcttccattttccccaacgccaaatgatttaggctttagttcttttttttctcccaacagtaatgaggctagggttaagatttttcggcggattatttcaaacgattctgtttattttcttaatgttttatgcatttaaaattaaacattgttaattaatccaggtttcagattcattctgaagtacttttgaattaaaataacacagaataaaggaaattaaaaatgtataatctgcatagcgttaccccaactggcgtagaaaaattcacgcatttgcgttaccgtaaaaggcgaagaaaattcacgcatgcgcactgtgttctgattgttggcatggcaaccattatcaacggacgatttaaattacttttaggttagttgtatgcttttgtaagtaaattgtatttatgttagttatatattttttgtatatgcttatagttttaagtacatcgttttttaagtagtttttttttaacctgttttcaataatttaaattatttttaggttagttgcatgcttttgtaattaaattgtatttatgttagttatatatattttttatatatgcttatagttttaagtacatcgttttttaagtagtttttttaaacctgttttcgaccgattattttaaacgattcattttattttcttagtgtttgatgcatttaaaatgaaacattgttaatgaatcgatccgttcatgatgaatctgagaaaattttgttgacaaattcttgagatattacataaattaagaaagatattcttttttgcccataaagtttaaacgctcagtgactctattatcagtaatcatattattaaaaaaaatgctttgtttcagtaaaaaatattattattttaattgcagattaatcctttacactttaatttaaagcataaattctacgaggggtaacagaaaattagagagatacatatcacgttatgactgaaggcctttataatatcatgagtgaattatatgactatcaaaatttgaagttttaaaatattttgctgaagaatctattaaagttggaattgcataaaatatttaattattaaaattttaacgaacatttagattggcgaaccggctggtcgccaaaggcggctagtgagtAATAATTTGcgataactaatatttaaatgtttgaagattGGATCGAATCTTCCCAAAGTGcatttaaataaggaataatgCATAATATTAAGCAGAAAATACATATCGGTTCCAAGAATTTCTTCTAAACGGAAAAACTAGCCCTTGAAATTTTTATGCGACATTctgaaatacatttcataaatggcgatatttttaactatcaaaattaactttttcttaatatatttaattaaaaattgaaaattaagataatgttcgtattttttagcaaaaagctagtgaaatatttttaaaaaaatggcatttttacatcacaaaaaatgcaaaatcacATTTTCACCTTgttaaagaacaataatttatctttttaatgatcttAAATTTATCacgattcatttttttctctcaatataaCAAACtactaaaaaaagttttcaaaacaattcatagttatcaaatttaaaccattttttgttCGTTCGTTTGATCAAATAAGAAAACTGAGGATTTTTTGATTGTTAGGCAATCGTGAGACATTAACCAACtccacttttattttttgtttttctttcaaattttaaataatttcggcAGCGTTTAGCTAAACGTTATGTAATTAGATTAAAATCAccttttcatcttaaaatttcatataattaaaaattaagcaagccTTTTGCATTATTCCATGATAGATTTGAAAATATcacacaaaatctatttttacacCATATTTAACTTAAAAGAGTTTAGCTTCTCAGTTGCATCAATCTCTCTTTCTTATAAtttgtttctcttattttaataagtttttcaaaatcagttttataacaatatttttttatggttttacaACAAGAATACTCGAAACTTTTTTGTCAGAACACATTAGAAGAATTCTATAAGATCATgtggagaaaaatttaaatgcagacgATTCGAAATTTAAAAGCAGAACTCTGGTAGAACATGTCAAGAAAGGTTTAAAAGCAaacgaataataatttatatcagaagtaatttattttattcactttaatgttttattacagaagaattaattaatgaattttcaaaatattaattgaaacctttctatgcttcataatttatgaaaaaacattttgaattattttctagcaaatactaatattttatggGAAAAATTTCCTaatagtagtttttaaaaataatttgattgaaaacattttctctttttaaaactaGCAATCAGGAAGTCCGATGTTTTTCCAAGTCTGACACGAATGAGCTTGAGTGCACGAATAAATTTCCCACActtttttctagataatttaacatttatataaaaagactattaaaagatttatattatgcATGATATTATGAACTAAGTGATATCaccaataaatctattttaatttatattgcaaCAAAGTCTATTGTCTAATtttcatattgtaaaaatatccatattataATTAGtcctaaattaaattattcttttcatcaaCAGgaacattccaaaattttcatttaagctGCTATAAATTGTGTGAAATTCGGCAAAGCTTTAGTTAATGGCACAAGAATGGAAATCCGAAACCAAAACGCAAGTTTTAGCAAATTAAGAATCATTAAGAATTTGACTGCAATATCTATATCATTTCTATTGATGTTCACTGCTTGTGATGGTTTAATTATGCTCCAAACGACTATGAATAAAGAGGAAGGGATAGGCACGGTCGGTCAAGCTGCCATGTTTATTGCTTATGGAATTTCGTCTTTATTACTTTCTAGTTATGTTAGCAAGAAACTTGGCAGTAAATCTACTCAGCTTTTGGGAATGATTATGTATTTGCCCTACGTTGCAGCAAATTTTTATCCTTCGTGGATTACTCTGCTGCCGTCAGCCGTCATCATCGGCGTTGGTTGCACTTTACTTTGGGGAGCTCAATGCACATATTTCAATGAATGCTCAGTTCTCTATAGAGACATTACAGATGATTCCACTGATTATATTCCAAGTCCTGTGATCACCTATAGATCTGGTAAAGGAGAGATAAAAGAACTATCTGCAAAGGATTTCCTGCAAGAAGCAGAAAGAAGTCTAAACTCTCATGGAGATTGCGAAAACTCTTTAAAAACTTCTCCATCATTTCATCTGCCATCATACAAACGTTCTGAACCTGGAAATGAAACAGAATCAAATCGACAATGTTCGGAAAGAACTTCCAAAAAAACAACTGAATATGTACaagattttgaaaacttaaattccGAGACAATCAATAATCATAAATTATCTGAGGACATCCAAGctattgagggaaaaaaaaataaaccttttgcgTTGCATACAAAAACCAAGAtggaaaataatcataatcaaaaGTCGAAATTTCTTAGTTCTGTGAATTCTTTGTTTTTCGGCTTCCATGGTTTGGCGTATTGTTCTGCACAAGTTTGGAGCAATTTAATCAGTTTCTATGTGCTTGCCTCAGAACATACTGAAAACTATCATAAAACTTCAAATTGTTCTTGTGGGGCAGATTTTTGTAATACTGACCAAGAGTGTGTCAATTCTAAGATAGAAGAAGTGCCCTCAGATATCAGACAGTATTACACAGGTTTATGTTTTGCTTGTGGAATCCTAGCTGTGCTACTAATTTGGTTATTTGTGGATCTCTTGGAAAAATCTAAAAAGCAAGTAACTTTATCGTGGAATCATATCTTTGCCACCGTTAAATTCATCCGTAATAAAGAACAGCTCTTTATAATACCCCTAACCATTTGCACCAGCATGGTTCAAGCGTTTTATATGGCTGATTTTATGAAGGTATGTTAAAGTTCATTTTATACCATTTAATGAATCTGTTGTAGGAGTAAATTAATCACtctaacaaaggaaaaaaatactacTCACATTTCATCTATTTGTCACTGAAAGTTCGAAGTAAATTTATACCatcaataatttagaatattttgcctCTTTAAcgatacttatttcatttttgcgcaatttgtctttaaattattattaatccttcagaaaatttatctcaccgtattttgaagtaaaaaatttcgaaataatccTTAGCTAAACAGCTTTATTACAATTACCCtgccagaaattttttttgaaattcctcttttattttaataagcctTTTCACAGggcttatatttattcttaaagtaGAAATGGagtcattttaaaactttgaaatcaatTTGCACTGACATTGAAATAGTGATTTAACATGTCGTCAgacaaaaatgacaaaaaaatatatcagacaataatgacaaaaaaatatatcaccaAATTATTTTGATCTGCGCCAAAAAAAAACGTTGCCAAAAAATGTTTTAGCATTAAGATGCGCTCAGATTGGCGGATATCTAAATTTTCGCTTGCGCTTGGCTAACTGCAAAGTACcaggaaaagtaaagctttaacaAGCTAGTGAACTGAATTTCACTTGCAGACACAACAGAAGTTTCGAGctttgaaaaattactaaaacaatgCCGGTTTTCCACAGTAAGTtcggaaaaaaattccaaaaagtatgtttttactcgcttttaaagtttaaatttttactttttctataacaccaatttaatttctgtcaattatcatttttatttttaaaaaaacatttagtgcaAATGActctgaaataaggaaatttattggCACTCCTTTACTACGCAACTTCAATATGTTGAATGACTGAGTCATTATGTGTTTAATTCTCTTTTGTATTAATACACATCTCCTGAGAActccttttctttgtttttaagaaaagataaaacaagGAAACtaagcgaaaaaaatatttcaaaactgaagaaaaattacaatgaatctacaatcacaaatttcaagttatcatgtgagaacattattatttataagtcattacttgtcttaattaatttaagtcataaaACAGTTCAAACAGATTTGAAACATTCACGaaacttctctatcggtctctatccccccTCTATctgtttatatatgattttatataaagagatcaatatatatatatatatatgtatatattaatattttttttaaacttttattttaaatttttctagctgCCAAACAAAGATTTGAAGCTCGACcgttttgagatgaaataatagctatgatgtcatagttctatgtcaaccttttaaaaacgcatctgctgtcaaagaagcatacgtaataataaaacaatgctGGTAAAAAAAGATCAaccttttaaatcaaattattttgatctgcgccaaataaaaaaaaaaaaaaaaaaaaaaaaaaaaaacgttgccaAAAAGTGTTTTAGCATTAAGATGTGCTCAGATTGGCGGATATCTAAATTTTCGCTTGCGTTTGGCTAACTGCAAAGTACcaggaaaagtaaagctttaacaAGCAAGTGAACTGAATTTCACTTGCAGACACAACAGAAGTTTCGAGCTGTGAAAAATTACTAAATCAATGCCTGTTTTCCACAGTAAGTtcggaaaaaaattccaaaaattatgtttttactctcttttaaagtttaaacttttactttttctataacaccaatttaatttctgtcaattatcatttttatttttaaaaaaacatttagtgcaAATGActctgaaataaggaaatttattggCACTCCTTTACTACGCAACTTCAATATGTTGAATGACTGAGtcattatttgtttaattctCTCTTGTATTAATACACATCTGCTGAGAACTCCTTTTCtttgttttgaagaaaagattaaacaatgaaactaaataaaaaaaatatttcaaaactgaagaaaaattacaatgaaatctacgatcacaaatttcaagctatcatgtgagaacattattacttttaagtcaatacttgtcttaattaatttaagtcataaaACAGTTCAaaccgatttgaaacaatcacgagacttctctatcggtctctatcccctTCTCTctgtttatatatgattttatataaagagatcaatatatatatgtatatatattaatattttttaaaacttttattttaaatttttctagctggcaaacaaagatTTGAAGCTCGACcgttttgagatgaaataatagctatgatgtcatagttctatgtcaaccttttaaaaacgcatctgctgcaaaagaagcatacgtaataataaaacaatactggtaaaaaaaggtcaaccttttaaaaacgcatctgatttcaaagaagcatacataatattaatgcaatactggtaaaagcagtattgcgtataaaaatatatgcgattaaaagatgatgaggAAAATTACCacttatgctttattcattgcctacgtgatttcaaGCTTCAAAATCCCtagccaaaacaacatcatgttctcacaagtGCACCactcaaatttaaagaaaagatactAGGAAAATAGATCTTTCTTGAGAagataaaatattccttattggTCCTTATTCCCTTAATGGAATATTACTTATTAGCAATAACAATACATACGAAGAACTTTTGCAAGAGCACATGTACAAAATTCTAAGAGCAGATTTCAGAAACAAAGGCAACAAGTATTgtaacaagaaaattattaatttattttattttccaagtatttattaatgaaaaattaattgtttagttAATTGTTTCTCAAAGTGCCCTGTAAAATTTTCTAACACTACAGCGtttgttatcaaaatttgaagtactaatattataaactaataaagaaaaattagcttACCGCAGGTTTTAAAACCATCTGTAACTTatattcagatattaattttttctaaaaaagatttcaaataataaaaagatattatttcataagatttacaAAGGGCATAGATATAAAACTACAGAAAGATAGGACTGCAAATggtaaaattgttataatatttcatagaaaagtaatattttcattaaatgaattacacatgaaaggattttaatcctgGGAACGCCAAATTATATCtagtttctaattaaatttgaatatttaaaaaggaattttaatctaCAAAGAATTTTGAACTGTTAgagaaaacacaatatttttttgcttctaaataaattgaaattgatctaaatataaattttcataaatgtagaaatatcagaaaatagaaatattagaaaatatatgttaGAAACATTCCCAgtgtcaaggaaaaaaaaatggaaaaattcccagtgccaaaatataaaaatatcctttcaaaaatatatcttaaattcgtaattttcttttcttagaaacaaataagaatatattattctttctgaATAGAATAATTGTTCTGAATAGATTATATctagaataattgttttaaatataataattgtagaataatttctttctgaataGAGTAATAgttgtaaatataaaaactttagaataatttttttctgaaagaataattGTAGACGAATTTCTTTCTGAATTGAATAAACCTAATAACTTTGAACAGAAAGAtgttcttttctgttttttactaatcactgaatgaatttatttgtagTCTTATATCGCATGCTCTTGGAGTACTTCACATATTGGACTGGTTTCTGTCTTTTACGGCATTACTTCCGCTTTATCATCTATGATTTCCGGTGTGTTGATTAGACTAATTGGAAGAAGAATCGTTTTAATTTGCTGCCAGATTATCAACATAGTGAGTCTAGTCCTGCTTTATTTGT is a window encoding:
- the LOC129980895 gene encoding protein unc-93 homolog A-like — translated: MEIRNQNASFSKLRIIKNLTAISISFLLMFTACDGLIMLQTTMNKEEGIGTVGQAAMFIAYGISSLLLSSYVSKKLGSKSTQLLGMIMYLPYVAANFYPSWITLLPSAVIIGVGCTLLWGAQCTYFNECSVLYRDITDDSTDYIPSPVITYRSGKGEIKELSAKDFLQEAERSLNSHGDCENSLKTSPSFHLPSYKRSEPGNETESNRQCSERTSKKTTEYVQDFENLNSETINNHKLSEDIQAIEGKKNKPFALHTKTKMENNHNQKSKFLSSVNSLFFGFHGLAYCSAQVWSNLISFYVLASEHTENYHKTSNCSCGADFCNTDQECVNSKIEEVPSDIRQYYTGLCFACGILAVLLIWLFVDLLEKSKKQVTLSWNHIFATVKFIRNKEQLFIIPLTICTSMVQAFYMADFMKSYIACSWSTSHIGLVSVFYGITSALSSMISGVLIRLIGRRIVLICCQIINIVSLVLLYLWTPDAQQAIMFYLAGGIFGFVIGIFHPQTKALYGVFFQGEEETAYSSCNMYSSIGWALPFVYNEFFCTSIKLYIMFTISCLGLLGYLLAERSFSRRKKQNETFK